Below is a window of Pedobacter africanus DNA.
TACCTGGACCATCTTAACCTGTTGCCGATTCCCGGCGAAGCATTTTTTTATCCTGATTTTTTTAAGGAAGCAGAAAGCAATACTTATTTCAGCTTTCTCAGCAGCATTGTAAAACGGGAAGCCAAACTGTCAATGTTTTTTGAGCAGGCCGGCGAGCCCTGGCCCGATCAGCTGCTGCAGATCAGGGACAATATAGCAAGGGCTTTTGAGGTGGAGTTCAATACCTGTCAGCTGAATTACTACCGTGATGGTAAAGATAGCATGGACTGGCACCGTGATAACCAGAAGGAGCTGGGCAGGTACCCTTTTATTGCTTCCGTAAGCTTTGGTGCCCCCAGGATATTTCAGTTCCGGCATTATACGGAAAAAATACCCATTATATCAGTTGACCTGACCCATGGTAGTCTGCTCATCATGAAAGCAGAAACCCAGCACCTCTGGGAGCACAGGCTCCCTAAAACTATTGTACCTGCAGGTCCGCGCATTAACCTTACCTTCAGGTTAATTGTTAAATAGCAGTATTGTTGGTTTTAAGTCAGAAAACCAGATATAGTTTCCGGACTTGGGTTTATGTGTTATTTTTGTTAACACCGTTAACTTAAATGTATGGCCTATGGGAATCGCAGAACGAAAAATCAGACAGAAAGAAGAATTCAGGGCAAGTATTCTTGAAGCCGCCTGGCTTCAGGTGTTGACGGACGGTTGGCAATCGCTTTCGATCCGCAAAATTGCAGATGCCATCGAATACAGCATACCCGTAATTTACAATCATTTCGAAAACAAGGAAGCCATTTTATTGGAATTTACAAAAGAAGGCTTTCAAAAGCTGGCAGATGCATTGCTGGAAGTGAAGCAGCAGCATACGGATCCCTCTGTACAGCTGGAAGCCATTGCCAATGCTTACTGGGATTTTGCTTTTGATCACAAAGAATATTATCAGCTGATGTTTGGGCTTGGGATTCCGGCATGCGACCGGGTAAACCAGATTGTTGAAATGAAACAAATGACTACCGTGATGATCTCTACCATTCAGGAGGCCATTGCCCTGAGTGCCCATAAAGAAGCTGATGTATTTTTGAAATACCATACTTACTTCTCCATTTTACATGGACTGGTATCCATACAAATGATAGAGAAAGACGGGAAACCGGGAGCGGAGCACCGCAGGATTTTACAGGATGCCGTGTCGGGCTTTATCAAATCACTGACCAGCTAATCAATTGCTATTTTTTATTATATTTAATTTACCTGGAACAAATTTATGAGAAGACTATTCAACACCAATTTTAACCACGAAGGCATACACTTTATGCTGCTTGTTTTACGTGTAGGTATTGCCTCTTTTATGATGGTACACGGCTATCAGAAATTGGGCTGGCTTACCGCAGGCGGCGAAATACAATTTGGCGACCCTATAGGCATTGGTGCCCCGGCATCATTGGTACTGACGGTATTTGCCGAGTTTTTCTGTTCTGTTCTTATTTTATTGGGTTTAGGAACAAGATTGGCAGTGATTCCATTGATCATAACGATGCTGGTTGCGGTGTTTATTGTCCACTCGCCTGATGGTTTCGACAAAAAAGAACTGGGACTGCATTATTTGCTGGTATACCTGTTTTTATGGGTTGCCGGAAGCGGAAAATATAGTGTTGATCAGCTGATCAGTAAAAGCTTAAATAGCCGTAAGCGCTAAACGGGCATTAAATTTGATAGGTTCTTGTTATGAAGAAAATATTTTTGTTGTGCCTTACGGCCATTGTGATTCAGAGTTGTGGTTTAAACAGGCAAACGCAACAAATTAAAGCCCTTGAAAAGTGTACTTACCGGATTACTTCGGCCGATCAGATTACCCTTGGCGGGGCCGATGTGAAGAAGATGATTGGCAACGGGGATGTGAACCTGGGTAGTTTGCCTGCCCTTGCATTAGGGTTGCTGAGAAAAGATGTGCCTTTGAGGGCGCGTTTAAATCTTGAGGTTAAAAACCCGACGGGTACCGATGCTGCTATCAACGAATTCGAATATAAAATATTGATCAACCGGCAGGAACTGGCAACGGGCTTTGTAAATCAGGCTTTAAACGTTGCCGCCGGTCAGGCTTCTACCGTACCCGTAGATATGGAAGTGAACGTTTACCCTTTTATTTCCAACAGCAAGGTAATGGGCGAGATCAGTGATTTCCTGAAAAGCAGCAAAGGCGGGCCTGAAAAGAAGGGGATATTGACCTTAAAAATCAGACCGAGCATTAAAGTAGGGAATTCTTTGGTGAAATATCCTGGCTTCATTACCATCGATAAGGAAGTAAGCAGTAAAATTCTCCTATAAAAACTGTCGTATTTTGACAGTATTGTTACGCGCTAATTATTTATTTGAAAAACAGATTGATGTTTTTTAGTTAATTTCGAAACATCGGGGTAGATAAAAGCCCTCGTAAAATCTGTATATGAAGTTTCGCTTATACCTGCTTGTTGTAACAGCAGTTGTACCTTTTATGGCTAAGGCCCAGCTCATGCAGCAATTGAATGCTGCTGAAATTAAAGAAGGCCTGGAGGCATTAAATGTTACCGGTAGTGTACTGTATGTTGCTGCACACCCCGACGACGAAAATACCCGTTTACTGGGTTATCTGGCCAAGGAAAAGAAAGTAAGGACGGGTTATTTGTCGCTGACAAGAGGAGATGGCGGACAAAACCTGATTGGAAATGAGCAGGCCGAGCTGCTTGGCCTGATCCGGACCCAGGAACTGCTTGCCGCCCGCAGAACGGATGGTGCAGAACAGTTTTTTACCAGGGCCAACGATTTTGGTTTTTCGAAGAACCCGGAAGAGAGCTTTAAGATCTGGGATAAGCAGAAGGTCCTTGCCGATGTGGTTTGGGTAATTCGCAAGTTTCAGCCCGACGTGATCATTACCCGCTTTCCTGAAGATGGAAGGGCGGGGCATGGGCACCATTCGGGTTCTGCCATACTGGCCCGTGAAGCCTTTACAGCGGCGGCCGATCCGAAGCAGTTTCCGGAGCAGCTTGCATTTGTAAAGCCATGGCAGGCCAGGCGAATCGTCTGGAATACCTTTAATTTTGGTGGGAACAATACCACTTCCGATGATCAGCTCAAGATCGATGTAGGTTTGTACAATCCCTTGCTGGGCAAAAGCTATGGCGAGATCGCTGCCGAAAGCAGGTCGAACCACAGGAGCCAGGGCTTTGGTGCTGCCAGACAGCGCGGTTCCTCTATAGAGTTTTTTACACCTGTGGCCGGCGAAAAAGCCAGCAGGGATATCTTTGAAGGTATAGATTTTTCTTTAAACAGGATGGCCGGCAGTGCTGCGGTACAGCAATTGCTGAATGAAATCAATACCGGATACAATGCTGCTGATCCTTCACAATCGGTTGCCAAGCTTTTAAAACTAAGGGAACTGGTAAAGGGTAAGCCTTTTAAACATGAGCTGTTGGATGATCTGATACTGGCCTGTGCCGGGATCTGGTTTGAAAGCGCTGCTGCAAACCCTTCTTATGCTTTAAATGAGCCTGTAAATGTAAAAGTACAGGGTATTGCCAGGGTAAAGGATGGCTTTCCTTTAGGCATTAGCCTGGAAGAAAGCAATACAGGTGCAAAATTTGAACTGGTGCCCAATAAATTCATATCGCAGGACAAGTCCCTTTCTACAAATAATGCGAAGCTTACCCAGCCTTACTGGTTGGAAAAACCACATCCCCTGGGCACTTTTGTGGTAGATTCCCTTTCCAAAATCGGCCTTGCCGAAAACGGTCCGGGCTTGAGCGCCGTGTTTAAAATTAGGATCGGGGACCAGGTGATGATCAAAAAACGCCCGGTAGTGTACAAGTATACGGATCAGGTGAGGGGCGAGGTTTACCAGCCGCTGGTGATTGCCCCGCCGGTTACTGCAACGCTGGCCGAAAAGGCATTTATTTTTAATGGCAATATGCCTAAAAAGATAACGGTCCAGCTGAAGGGCTTTAAAGAAAATGCTGCCGGATCGGTAATTCCCCAGCTGCCTTCGGGCTGGAAGGTTAGTCCGGAAAAAGCCGATTTTACACTGTCCAGAAAAGGAGAGGAGCAGCTGCTGGAGTTTACGGTTACGCCGGGAGGAAATACCGCCGGTGGCAGCCTGAGCCTGAATGTTAATGTTGATGGGGCAACCTATAAAAAGGGTTTACGCGTGATTGATTATGAGCATATCCCATTACAAACCCTTTTTCCTTTTGCTGAGGCGAGGGTAGATAAGGTGGATCTGAAGCTGGCAGGGAAACGGATTGGTTACATTACAGGTGCGGGTGATCTGGTGCCTGAAGCCTTAAAGCAGGTAGGTTATGAGGTGCTGAACCTTAATGAAAATCAGGTGATCAATACCGATCTTTCTGCTTTTGATGCCATAGTTACCGGGGTAAGGCTGTACAATGTGAACGACCAGATCAGGAGCATGCAGCCTAAGCTGATGAAGTATGTGGAGAACGGCGGAACATTGCTGGTTCAATACAATGTGAACAGCCCTTTAAAAATAGAAAATCTTGGGCCATACCCTTTCCGCTTGTCGCGGGACAGGGTTACAGAAGAGGACGCAAAGGTGGATATTTTAAAACCGGATAACCCGGTATTTAACTATCCGAATAAACTGACTGCAAAGGATTTTGAGGGCTGGATACAGGAACGCGGATTGTATTTTGTAACCGATGCCGATCCTAAATATACTGCTGTTTTGAGCATGAATGATGCCGGGGAAAGTGCTAAGACTGGTTCGCTGATCATTGCAGATTATGGTAAGGGCCGTTTTGTATATACCGGACTCTCGTTCTTCCGGCAGCTGCCGGCGGGCGTACCGGGGGCATACAGGCTGTTTGTAAACCTGATATCAGGCAAAAAATAACATGACAGAAGAGGAGCCAACAGACAAAGAAGCGCAGGAATTGCCGCCCTTCGTTAAAACATGGAGACAGTTTTACCGCCTGCTGATTGGCTGGCTGGTGTTCCTGATCTTAATTTTTTATGCCTTTACAAAGTATTTCGAATGAGTGTTTTAGACTGGTCGGTACTAACCCTTACCCTGGTGGTCATTGTCGTATACGGCATTTATAAAAGTCGCGGTGCCCATAACATTCAGGGCTACCTGCTGGGCAACCAGTCACTGCCCTGGTACCATGTATGCCTGTCGGTAATGGCTACCCAGGCCAGCGCAATTACTTTTCTATCTGCACCGGGGCTGGCCTATTCCTCGGGCATGAGCTTTGTACAGTTTTATTTCGGCCTGCCTTTGGCCATGATCGTGTTGTGCATCACCTTTGTGCCTATATTCCATCGTTTAAAGGTATACACCGCTTATGAATACCTGGAGCAGCGATTTGATTTGAAAACAAGGGCGCTGACGGCATTTTTATTTTTAGTGCAAAGGGGGCTTTCTACCGGGATTACCATTTATGCGCCATCCATTATTTTATCGACCATTTTAAACATCAATACCACCTATACTACGCTTTTTATGGGTGGGTTGGTGGTGTTTTACACGGTTTACGGAGGTACTAAGGCGGTTTCTTATACCCAAATGCTGCAAATGAGCATCATCTTTTGCGGTTTGTTTGCTGCCGGTGTAATGGTGGTATACTTGCTGCCCGCCGACATCGGTTTCAGCAAAGCCATTAGTATTGCTGGTAAAATGGGTCGCACCAATGCCATAGATTTTAAGCTGGACCTGAACAACCAGTATACGGTGTGGACAGGGCTGATAGGTGGCTTCTTTTTACAGCTGTCTTATTTTGGCACCGATCAGAGCCAGGTAGGCCGGTATTTATCGGGCGCCTCTGTGAGCGAAAGCCGCCTGGGCCTGCTGATGAACGGCCTGGTTAAAATACCGATGCAGTTCCTGATCTTGCTGATCGGTGTGCTGGTCTTTACTTTTTATCAGTATAACCGTCCGCCCATTTTTTTCAACAGCTTTGAACTGAATAAACTGGAAAAAAGCAGTTATGCCCCTGAGCTGAACAGGATTAAGGCCGATTATAAGCAGGCCTTTGACAATAAACAGGCCGAAGTAAACAAAATGAACGCTGCATTGGATGCGGACAACAAACAGCTTATTGACATGCAGCGGATTGCCCTGCAGGCTGCCGATGAAAAGGAAAAGTCGATCAGAAAAGAGGTGACGGACCTGATGCTCAAGAACGATGAACATGCCAACATCAAGGACAACAATTATATCTTTTTAAGTTTTGTGACCGAATACCTGCCCAAGGGTTTGATCGGTTTGCTGATCGCCATTATTTTCCTGGCTTCTATGGGTTCTACCGCCAGTGCTTTAAATTCACTGGCTTCTACTACGGTAATAGACATATATAAGCGCCTGATCAGGAAAGATGCATCTGATCACGAATACCTGCAGGTGTCGCGACTGGCAACAGTGTTCTGGGGGCTGATCTGTATTGTGATGGCTTTGTATGCCAGTAAGATTGGCAATTTGCTGGAAGCGGTGAACATACTGGGTTCTTATGTTTACGGAACCATTCTGGGGATTTTCCTGGTGGCGTTTTATGTAAAACAGGTTAATGGAAGGGCGGTGTTTATAGCAGCACTGATTACAGAGGCTATAGTAGTAGTGATGGGAAGAATGGAGCTTGTAGCTTATTTGTGGCTGAATGTGATTGGCTGTTTGCTGGTGGTGATCATCTCGCTGATTATTCAGCAGTTCTTGGGCTTTAAAGGCTTGTTACATAAAAAAGCCTGATATTGTTCACCTCGCCAAATCGTTTCTGAAGGAGAAACGATTTGCATGTCGGCTCACAACACCAGGTTTTTTCTGGGCAGGGGGGGCTTTATTTCTTGGCCTGGCTCATCAGCTCAGTGTGTAAGCGGATGTATTCCGGATTCTTAATTTCTGTTGCAATCTGCAGCCCTTCAGTAGCAGTTTTAAGTGCTCCCGCTTTATCGCCGGTTTTTAACTGAAGACGTCCTTTTAACAATTTGATCCATGGTGCTTTGGTATTCCCTGCATCGGCAGCAGTAGCCCATTCCAATGCCTGTTTTGCATCTTTATTGTTTGCGTAGTAATATTGGGCAGCCTGGAAATAAGGTTTTTTCTCGCCTTTCATAGCCTGATCAATACTGGCCATTACCGTTGCATCTACCTCGGTGGTCATGTCTACACTCAATGCGGTATTTTCCCACATCAGTTGTAATTGTGCAGAAGAGGTCTGTACGTTTGCAAATTGTATGGTAAAGGTTTCTACTTTTTCTTTTATCTTGGTTGCCTTAACTTTTATTCTTAGTACATCATCTGCCTCTTTGTACTCGTAAGCTCCCCATTGTTTTGCGCCTTTGTTAAAGATCACGGTCCATTCGTTCTCCCCAGGGATAGTAAACAGTCCGTAATCGCCGGCGGCCAGTTCTTTGCCCCCAACTTTTACAGGCTCAGTAAAGCTGATGACAGTTGCTGAGTTTGCTCCTGTACGCCATACACTTCCGTAAGGTTCCAGTCCGCCAAAAATTTTGCGGCCTTTAACATTCGGGCGTGAATAGCTAAGTGTGATTTTACCTAAGCCAAATTCCTGGGTGATGGTTTGGCTGCTGCTGGCCTGGGGCATTTTGATGCCTTGGGCCTGAAGATCAGTGTTCAATGCTACTGCTAAAGCCAGTACGAACATTGCTTTAAATGTTGTTTTCATCAGTTTGATTTTTGTTTTTTTAATTGTTGATGAGCTATCATCAGTCTGGTGATTTGTTGTTGCAAACCTAAACTCATGATGGTTCATTGGACTGTAAGTTTTGTGGATACTAAATTACGCTTATGATTCCTTATTCTATATTAAATGTGACATCTTCCTGTTATTTGACGAATAAATTAGAAAATCGTCTTAAATTAGCCTGCATGGTTAATCTAAGTCATATGTTCTTCGGCAATACAGGCCCAAAGCATACATTCTCTGCGTCTTGTTTATTTCTGGTATTGTTTATCCAGGTAACGGTAGTTGGTGCCCAGGAAGTTGAAAAAGGTGTGTCCAGAAAACTGGCCCTATACAGAAAATCGGTTTTGAGCAAGGTAAATTACGCGCTTGAACTGGATATCCCGAAAGAAAAGGCAAAGGAGATCATGGCGCGGGAGACCGTAACATTTGACCTGGCTGAAAACAAGCAGCCCTTGCAGCTGGATTTTAAGGAGGATAAAGCGAAACTGCTGAAATTGCATGTCAATGGCCGTGCGATGCCGGTGGTACACAGTAATGAACATATTGTGGTTGATGCTGAGCATTTAAAACAGGGTACCAACCGGATTGGCCTGGAATTTCAGGCAGGTGAATCGGCATTGAACAGGAACGCGGATTACCTCTATGCCTTGTTTGTGCCCGACAGGGCCAGGACCGTGTTCCCTTGTTTTGATCAGCCTGATATCAAAGCTACCTACGATTTGACCCTTAAAGTGGCGGCCGACTGGAAAGCTATGGCCAATGCCCCGGTGAAAGCGGTTACTGAGCTGGGCGGTCGCAAAACCTACCAGTTTGAGACTTCCGATACCCTGAGCACCTATCTTTTCTCTTTTGTAGCCGGAAACTTTAAGGAAACAAATGGTATGGTAAGTAGCATGAAGACTGATTTTTTATACCGGGAGACAGACAGTGCAAAGATAAAATACAGTATGAACGATATTTTTAAGATTCATACAGATGCGTTGAAATATTTTGAGCAATGGACAACCATACCTTATCCTTTTAAAAAATTTGGCTTTGCGGCCATTCCTGATTTTCAGTTTGGCGGTATGGAACATGTTGGGGTGGTGCACTATAAAGCCTCTTCGCTGTTTTTAGATGGGACAGCCACAAAAGACCAGTTGAATTCGAGAAACAACCTGATTGCCCATGAAACGGCACACATGTGGTTTGGCGATCTGGTGACCATGGACTGGTTTAGCGATGTATGGATGAAGGAAGTATTTGCCAATTTTATGGCCGATAAAAGTACAGCAGGAAATACAGGAAAGGATGCCTTTGACCTTAAATTCCTGGTTGACCATGTGCCTGCTGCTTATGGGGTAGACCGCACGCAAGGGGCGAATCCCATCCGCCAGGACCTGGATAACCTGAAAGATGCCGGGACTTTGTATGGCAATATCATTTACCATAAGGCGCCCATTATGATGCAGCAGCTGGAGCGTTTAATGGGGAAAGATAAGTTTCAGCAGGGCGTAAGGGAATACCTGAAAAAGTTTGCGAACAGCAATGCTTCCTGGCCAGACCTGATCAGCATTCTGGATAAATATGCTGATGCCGACCTGCAGCAATGGAATAAAGTATGGGTAAATGAGAGCGGCAGGCCTGTGATTGATTACCACATTGAAAAAAAAGGAGATAAGATCGAAAAGTTTATGGTTAAACAACGCCCTGAATATGGGCAGGACAGGATATGGCCACAGCTTTTTGAACTGACCTTATATTATGCAGGCAGGAGTAAAGAAGTGACCGTTAATTTAAATGCAGGGGAGGTTGAGGTAAAAGCCTTACAGGGCATGGCTGTTCCTGATTTTGTATTGTTCAATTCATCCGGACAAGGCTATGGGGTATGGCCGGTTGACCGGGCCATGTTTAACCGCCTGCAGGGCATGGACAAAGCGCTGCACCGGGCATCGGCCTATGTTTCACTTTATGAAAACATGCTGAACGGCAGGTCCGTAAAACCCCTGGAACTGCTGGACCTTTTAGCAGGCTGTATCAGTAAGGAAAAAGAGGAACTGAACCTGAAACTGATTACCGGTTATATAGGGACAATTTACTGGGAGTTTATTTCCGGGCAGGAGCGTACCGGTATTTATAAATTGCTGGAGGAAAAAATATGGAAGGCTATGCTTGCACAGCAACAGCCGAACCATAGGAAATTGCTTTTTAAGACGTACCAGGATGTGTTTCTGAGTAAACAGGCCATGGATAAGCTGTATGCGGTCTGGAAAAAGCAGGAAGCCCCGCAAAACGTCAAACTTTCTGAAGATGACTATACTTCGCTTGCTTTTGCGCTTGCACTCAGGGAAGGACATGAGCCCGGTATCCTGAAAGCACAGCTGGGGCGCATCAGCAATGCAGACCGGAAAACACGCTTTGAATTTATCATGCCTGCGGTATCTTCAGATCTGGCGGAAAGAGATGCGTTTTTTGCCCGGCTGGAGCAACGGAGCAACAGAAGCAAGGAGGCGAATGTGAGTACAGCATTGTATTACCTGCATCACCCATTAAGGCAGCAGACTTCGCTGAAGTACCTGCAAAAGAGCCTGGACCTTCTGGAAGAGATCCAGGCTACAGGAGATATCTTTTTTCCTCAGAACTGGCTGCAGCCTATTCTTGGCTATTACCAGGACAAGCAAGCTGCAGAAATTGTGAACGGGTTTTTAACTGCACATCCTGATTATAATTCTAAACTGAAGGCCAAGCTGCTGCAGGCAGCGGATAACCTGTTCAGGGCAAGGAAACTATTGAATGGGCTGTAAGGGCAGGTCTTTATAAGTAATTTTTAGCTGCTGGACAGTATTGTTCCGGGTGATGCTCATTTTCGAAGGATAGCGCTCTGCGTTGTATTCATAGCTGAAACTGAGCTGATCTGCCCCTGTGCCAGACCTGAGGTAAGAAAGGATATTGTTTGGGGCAGATGGGAGAAACCAATGCTCAGATTCGAGCGCAAATAACCAGTTGTTGCTGATGTGCGTAGCGATTCCTTTGTGATCATCGAAGGTGTATTTTACAGTGCTGGTCTGGTCCGGGTAATTCAGTATAGAAACATCGCTCAGATTTCCTGAAGAATGGTAGGTCATACTGTGTAATTTCACAGGATTATTGGTGCTGCTATGATATTTTATTTCAGCAGGCAGATTATTGCTATTGTATTGAAACGTATAATCTCCCTGGGGAATATAACCATCCAATACATGGTCATAATTGAACAAAACTGCCCTTTTTATGCTTTGTGCATTGTCTTTTTCATAAAATACAGTACGGTACAAAGTTCCGTTCTTAAACTTTTCCAGCTTTGAGGGCTTTTGATCCGTGGTATAGGAGATCAGTGTTTTGTTCCCGTTATTCTCCTCTATGGCGGTAAGTAAATTTGAATTTTCTTTGTATTTCAGGTTGATGATTAACCCATCGGTTTCCAGCTTTACCGGGACGTATGCTTTTTCTGGTTCTTTTTGTGGAGGGTCCTCTGTTTTCCGGACTTTGTTTTTTTTACAGGCGATGATCAGTAAGAGCATAAAAATAGCTGAGAGACGTAAACATTGTTTTAAAGTGTTCATTGTTCAGTGGTTTTATGAAAAAATCAGTTAACTATTGTAAAGCTAGACATGTTCATCGTTATTATAAACAAAAATTTCTTTAAAAATTAATTTATATTTCTTTGAAGGAAAATATATAATTCTGTAGTTTTTTGCAGCGTTCTAGGAATGATTACAAAAAAAGCATGACCTGCTTTAAAAAATGTGAATTTTATGATCGATTTTTCCATTGAAAAGCAGTTTTTTTAAATAGATAAGGCTTACTTTTACAGCAGAATTCTTTTAGCACATAACGTTTATTAAAATGGACGATTTTTTAGCTGCCCGCCTCCAGATGGCCTTTTCCTTAGGCTTTCACATTGTTTTTGCTTGTATAGGTATGGTAATGCCTTTTTTTATGACAGTAGCGCATTTTTACTGGCTAAAAACCAGGAAGGTAGTTTACCGCGACGTAACCAAGGCCTGGAGTAAAGGAGTGGCTATTTTTTTTGCCACGGGAGCAGTGTCGGGCACGGTATTGTCGTTCGAACTCGGCCTGCTCTGGCCCAAATTTATGGAGCACGCCGGACCGATATTTGGAATGCCGTTTTCTTTAGAGGGGACGGCATTTTTTATTGAAGCGATAGCCCTTGGCTTTTACCTTTACGGTTGGAATAAGCTCAATCCCTGGTTTCACTGGGTAACGGGTGTGGTAGTTGGGATCAGTGGTCTGGCATCGGGTATTTTGGTGGTTGCAGCCAATGCCTGGATGAACAGTCCGGCCGGCTTTGATTATATCGACGGGCAGTACCTGAATATAGATCCGGTAAAAGCGATGTTTAATGAAGCCTGGTTTTCGCAATCGCTGCACATGTGTGTGGCTGCATTTGTGTCTACAGGTTTTGCTGTTGCAGGGGTTCATGCCCTCATGATCTTAAAGGGCAAAAACATTATATTTCACAGTAAGGCTTTTAAGATAGCTGCTGTATTTGCAACTGTAGCGGCCTGCTT
It encodes the following:
- a CDS encoding alpha-ketoglutarate-dependent dioxygenase AlkB family protein: MDKSLYLDHLNLLPIPGEAFFYPDFFKEAESNTYFSFLSSIVKREAKLSMFFEQAGEPWPDQLLQIRDNIARAFEVEFNTCQLNYYRDGKDSMDWHRDNQKELGRYPFIASVSFGAPRIFQFRHYTEKIPIISVDLTHGSLLIMKAETQHLWEHRLPKTIVPAGPRINLTFRLIVK
- a CDS encoding TetR/AcrR family transcriptional regulator, translated to MGIAERKIRQKEEFRASILEAAWLQVLTDGWQSLSIRKIADAIEYSIPVIYNHFENKEAILLEFTKEGFQKLADALLEVKQQHTDPSVQLEAIANAYWDFAFDHKEYYQLMFGLGIPACDRVNQIVEMKQMTTVMISTIQEAIALSAHKEADVFLKYHTYFSILHGLVSIQMIEKDGKPGAEHRRILQDAVSGFIKSLTS
- a CDS encoding DoxX family protein, with product MRRLFNTNFNHEGIHFMLLVLRVGIASFMMVHGYQKLGWLTAGGEIQFGDPIGIGAPASLVLTVFAEFFCSVLILLGLGTRLAVIPLIITMLVAVFIVHSPDGFDKKELGLHYLLVYLFLWVAGSGKYSVDQLISKSLNSRKR
- a CDS encoding NDR1/HIN1-like protein gives rise to the protein MKKIFLLCLTAIVIQSCGLNRQTQQIKALEKCTYRITSADQITLGGADVKKMIGNGDVNLGSLPALALGLLRKDVPLRARLNLEVKNPTGTDAAINEFEYKILINRQELATGFVNQALNVAAGQASTVPVDMEVNVYPFISNSKVMGEISDFLKSSKGGPEKKGILTLKIRPSIKVGNSLVKYPGFITIDKEVSSKILL
- a CDS encoding PIG-L family deacetylase gives rise to the protein MKFRLYLLVVTAVVPFMAKAQLMQQLNAAEIKEGLEALNVTGSVLYVAAHPDDENTRLLGYLAKEKKVRTGYLSLTRGDGGQNLIGNEQAELLGLIRTQELLAARRTDGAEQFFTRANDFGFSKNPEESFKIWDKQKVLADVVWVIRKFQPDVIITRFPEDGRAGHGHHSGSAILAREAFTAAADPKQFPEQLAFVKPWQARRIVWNTFNFGGNNTTSDDQLKIDVGLYNPLLGKSYGEIAAESRSNHRSQGFGAARQRGSSIEFFTPVAGEKASRDIFEGIDFSLNRMAGSAAVQQLLNEINTGYNAADPSQSVAKLLKLRELVKGKPFKHELLDDLILACAGIWFESAAANPSYALNEPVNVKVQGIARVKDGFPLGISLEESNTGAKFELVPNKFISQDKSLSTNNAKLTQPYWLEKPHPLGTFVVDSLSKIGLAENGPGLSAVFKIRIGDQVMIKKRPVVYKYTDQVRGEVYQPLVIAPPVTATLAEKAFIFNGNMPKKITVQLKGFKENAAGSVIPQLPSGWKVSPEKADFTLSRKGEEQLLEFTVTPGGNTAGGSLSLNVNVDGATYKKGLRVIDYEHIPLQTLFPFAEARVDKVDLKLAGKRIGYITGAGDLVPEALKQVGYEVLNLNENQVINTDLSAFDAIVTGVRLYNVNDQIRSMQPKLMKYVENGGTLLVQYNVNSPLKIENLGPYPFRLSRDRVTEEDAKVDILKPDNPVFNYPNKLTAKDFEGWIQERGLYFVTDADPKYTAVLSMNDAGESAKTGSLIIADYGKGRFVYTGLSFFRQLPAGVPGAYRLFVNLISGKK
- a CDS encoding sodium:solute symporter, whose protein sequence is MSVLDWSVLTLTLVVIVVYGIYKSRGAHNIQGYLLGNQSLPWYHVCLSVMATQASAITFLSAPGLAYSSGMSFVQFYFGLPLAMIVLCITFVPIFHRLKVYTAYEYLEQRFDLKTRALTAFLFLVQRGLSTGITIYAPSIILSTILNINTTYTTLFMGGLVVFYTVYGGTKAVSYTQMLQMSIIFCGLFAAGVMVVYLLPADIGFSKAISIAGKMGRTNAIDFKLDLNNQYTVWTGLIGGFFLQLSYFGTDQSQVGRYLSGASVSESRLGLLMNGLVKIPMQFLILLIGVLVFTFYQYNRPPIFFNSFELNKLEKSSYAPELNRIKADYKQAFDNKQAEVNKMNAALDADNKQLIDMQRIALQAADEKEKSIRKEVTDLMLKNDEHANIKDNNYIFLSFVTEYLPKGLIGLLIAIIFLASMGSTASALNSLASTTVIDIYKRLIRKDASDHEYLQVSRLATVFWGLICIVMALYASKIGNLLEAVNILGSYVYGTILGIFLVAFYVKQVNGRAVFIAALITEAIVVVMGRMELVAYLWLNVIGCLLVVIISLIIQQFLGFKGLLHKKA
- a CDS encoding DUF2911 domain-containing protein, with product MKTTFKAMFVLALAVALNTDLQAQGIKMPQASSSQTITQEFGLGKITLSYSRPNVKGRKIFGGLEPYGSVWRTGANSATVISFTEPVKVGGKELAAGDYGLFTIPGENEWTVIFNKGAKQWGAYEYKEADDVLRIKVKATKIKEKVETFTIQFANVQTSSAQLQLMWENTALSVDMTTEVDATVMASIDQAMKGEKKPYFQAAQYYYANNKDAKQALEWATAADAGNTKAPWIKLLKGRLQLKTGDKAGALKTATEGLQIATEIKNPEYIRLHTELMSQAKK
- a CDS encoding M1 family metallopeptidase produces the protein MVNLSHMFFGNTGPKHTFSASCLFLVLFIQVTVVGAQEVEKGVSRKLALYRKSVLSKVNYALELDIPKEKAKEIMARETVTFDLAENKQPLQLDFKEDKAKLLKLHVNGRAMPVVHSNEHIVVDAEHLKQGTNRIGLEFQAGESALNRNADYLYALFVPDRARTVFPCFDQPDIKATYDLTLKVAADWKAMANAPVKAVTELGGRKTYQFETSDTLSTYLFSFVAGNFKETNGMVSSMKTDFLYRETDSAKIKYSMNDIFKIHTDALKYFEQWTTIPYPFKKFGFAAIPDFQFGGMEHVGVVHYKASSLFLDGTATKDQLNSRNNLIAHETAHMWFGDLVTMDWFSDVWMKEVFANFMADKSTAGNTGKDAFDLKFLVDHVPAAYGVDRTQGANPIRQDLDNLKDAGTLYGNIIYHKAPIMMQQLERLMGKDKFQQGVREYLKKFANSNASWPDLISILDKYADADLQQWNKVWVNESGRPVIDYHIEKKGDKIEKFMVKQRPEYGQDRIWPQLFELTLYYAGRSKEVTVNLNAGEVEVKALQGMAVPDFVLFNSSGQGYGVWPVDRAMFNRLQGMDKALHRASAYVSLYENMLNGRSVKPLELLDLLAGCISKEKEELNLKLITGYIGTIYWEFISGQERTGIYKLLEEKIWKAMLAQQQPNHRKLLFKTYQDVFLSKQAMDKLYAVWKKQEAPQNVKLSEDDYTSLAFALALREGHEPGILKAQLGRISNADRKTRFEFIMPAVSSDLAERDAFFARLEQRSNRSKEANVSTALYYLHHPLRQQTSLKYLQKSLDLLEEIQATGDIFFPQNWLQPILGYYQDKQAAEIVNGFLTAHPDYNSKLKAKLLQAADNLFRARKLLNGL